In Penaeus monodon isolate SGIC_2016 chromosome 8, NSTDA_Pmon_1, whole genome shotgun sequence, one DNA window encodes the following:
- the LOC119576260 gene encoding uncharacterized protein LOC119576260, with translation MECKVCLEPYDDSQKRPRVLPCGHTFCSPCIRDLVQDGYLPCPTCRTEHVIPGDYSFFPIVFEFEELLNRVKHTRGASATPSASPSPLGFSGRPRRERGSAISKKLANLKVEQESSMCQSTSACVKMRQQLARYKGDLVEWEREHRQLADDLRRMMRLNEEVERVLGWEREDVERLQREGVDKTRQLRAARRTLIGVRSAQDTFDALNQGDFAQDEAEDWMLKCRETFPDVDAVRKSVKVRMATSRAVAQMFRETRSCSSFPLTPAEERYSDIISLAHIFTDHNADHASSLADPDPSAEESVSECLTLPQESVSDSLADEIVSEPIHVSDDSVFEAVHVESSEADLVQLTDGEDVDGGEGAEDDSTILRKVRHIQFTATVDLTAESLSLLTEPVRAMLEAGEVYVVQEGQSYMRSAKLSLREDMICLHHLQEKQPPALARTIPYCEVEAMLDYSYALTFLELAWPGSPPRRVYIRLSPDSGRGRQFVMLCSGERGHSYANTNFLRVKNKGLRGECLQGGDYNFNSGLGGYSIIQNLACNGEYKRRDVTGSVGAVYTNAQNGAQFYIRTRGRPAVNRFTVFGQVERGLEVATAAIALQDVKKVMVVDCGVVIHHIPHCPS, from the exons ATG GAGTGCAAAGTGTGCCTGGAGCCGTACGACGACTCGCAGAAGAGGCCGCGGGTCCTCCCCTGCGGCCACACCTTCTGCTCCCCCTGCATCAGGGACCTCGTGCAGGACGGCTACTTGCCGTGCCCGACCTGCCGCACAGAGCACGTCATTCCCGGCGACTACTCCTTCTTCCCCATCGTGTTCGAGTTCGAGGAGCTGCTCAACAGGGTGAAGCACACGAGGGGCGCCTCGGCGacgccctccgcctccccctccccgttaGGCTTCTCGGGACGGCCCCGCAGGGAGCGCGGCAGCGCCATCAGCAAGAAGCTCGCGAATCTCAAGGTGGAGCAGGAGAGCTCCATGTGCCAGTCGACCTCGGCGTGCGTGAAGATGAGGCAGCAGCTGGCCAGGTACAAGGGCGACCTGGTCGAGTGGGAGCGCGAGCACCGGCAGTTGGCGGACGACCTGCGCAGGATGATGCGGCTCAACGAAGAGGTGGAGCGCGTCCTGGGCTGGGAGCGGGAGGACGTGGAGCGGCTGCAGCGGGAGGGCGTCGACAAGACCCGGCAGCTGCGGGCGGCCAGGAGGACGCTCATCGGGGTCCGCTCGGCGCAGGACACCTTCGACGCGCTCAACCAGGGCGACTTCGCGCAGGACGAGGCCGAGGACTGGATGCTCAAGTGCCGCGAGACCTTCCCGGACGTCGACGCCGTCCGCAAGTCTGTCAAG GTCCGCATGGCCACGTCGAGGGCGGTGGCTCAGATGTTCCGCGAGACGAGGAGCTGCTCGTCCTTCCCCCTCACGCCGGCGGAGGAGCGCTACAGTGACATCATCTCCCTCGCGCACATCTTCACCGACCACAACGCCGACCACGCCTCCAGCCTCGCCGATCCCGACCCTTCGGCGGAAGAGAGCGTGTCCGAATGCCTGACCTTGCCGCAGGAGAGCGTGTCCGATTCTCTGGCCGACGAGATCGTGAGTGAGCCGATTCACGTGTCTGACGATTCCGTGTTCGAGGCCGTCCACGTCGAGAGCAGCGAGGCCGATCTCGTGCAGCTGACGGACGGAGAGGACGTTGACGGCGGCGAAGGCGCGGAAGACGACAGCACCATTCTGCGGAAAGTCCGTCATATACAGTTCACGGCGACCGTGGATCTGACT GCCGAGAGTCTGAGCCTGCTGACGGAGCCAGTGAGGGCCATGCTGGAAGCTGGGGAGGTGTATGTCGTGCAGGAAGGCCAGAGTTACATGCGGTCGGCCAAACTTTCGCTGAGAGAAGACATGATCTGCCTGCACCACCTTCAGGAGAAGCAGCCGCCGGCGCTAGCACGGACGATTCCG TATTGCGAGGTGGAGGCCATGCTTGACTACTCGTACGCCCTGACCTTCCTGGAACTGGCGTGGCCCGGGTCGCCGCCGCGGAGGGTGTACATCCGGCTGAGCCCCGACTCAGGCCGGGGACGCCAGTTCGTGATGCTGTGCTCGGGCGAGAGGGGCCACTCCTACGCCAATACCAACTTCCTGAGGGTAAAGAACAAGGGCCTGCGGGGCGAGTGCCTTCAAGGGGGCGACTACAACTTCAACTCGGGCTTGGGGGGATACAGCATCATCCAGAACCTGGCGTGCAACGGCGAGTACAAGCGGCGCGACGTCACTGGGTCCGTGGGCGCCGTCTACACGAACGCCCAGAACGGCGCGCAGTTCTACATCCGAACGCGGGGTCGCCCAGCCGTCAACCGATTCACCGTGTTCGGACAGGTGGAAAGAGGCTTAGAAGTGGCCACTGCTGCCATTGCTCTGCAGGATGTCAAGAAAGTGATGGTGGTAGATTGTGGTGTTGTGATTCATCATATTCCGCACTGTCCTTCATAA